One stretch of Tepiditoga spiralis DNA includes these proteins:
- a CDS encoding NAD(+)/NADH kinase has translation MKVLFFYNPNKVSLEHIKEHVIPLFKKYKIEILNIFTAGTEVTEKVALMADYYVVFGGDGTVLRVSELSADYSKPIIGINMGNLGFLTAYSETEIELAAKEISKESITFSERMMLECIIANKKFLALNDIVIQKSQPLRTINLDVLSSNNILYSFKGDGIIVSTPTGSTAYGLSAGGAIIDPNLNAIEIIPLSPHALNIRPFILSPEKKIVIKIKSDEMELAYVTADGDIIHRLELNTSLTITSSKKKVKLAQKLGDNFCNVLNYKLAFGRRFE, from the coding sequence GTGAAAGTGCTCTTTTTTTATAATCCAAATAAAGTTTCACTTGAGCACATTAAAGAACACGTAATTCCTTTATTTAAAAAGTATAAAATAGAAATTTTAAACATATTTACTGCTGGAACAGAAGTTACTGAAAAAGTAGCTCTAATGGCAGATTATTATGTTGTCTTTGGTGGAGATGGAACAGTTTTAAGAGTTTCAGAACTTTCAGCTGATTATTCAAAACCAATTATTGGAATTAATATGGGAAACCTTGGATTTTTAACAGCTTATTCTGAAACTGAAATAGAATTAGCTGCAAAAGAAATATCAAAAGAATCAATAACTTTTTCTGAAAGAATGATGTTAGAATGCATAATAGCAAATAAAAAATTTTTAGCATTAAATGATATTGTAATTCAAAAAAGTCAACCATTGCGAACTATTAACTTAGATGTTTTATCTTCAAATAATATTTTATATTCTTTTAAAGGCGATGGAATAATAGTTTCAACACCAACTGGGTCAACAGCATATGGCTTATCTGCTGGTGGAGCTATAATAGATCCAAATTTAAATGCAATAGAGATAATTCCTTTATCTCCTCATGCATTAAATATACGACCATTTATTTTGTCTCCAGAAAAAAAAATAGTAATAAAAATAAAATCAGATGAAATGGAACTTGCGTATGTAACAGCAGATGGAGATATTATTCATAGATTAGAATTAAATACTTCTTTAACAATAACAAGTAGCAAAAAAAAGGTAAAACTTGCTCAAAAATTAGGAGATAATTTTTGTAATGTGTTAAATTACAAACTTGCCTTTGGCAGGAGGTTTGAATAA
- a CDS encoding phosphate signaling complex PhoU family protein: protein MKSIVSEYSHKKLIIYLNNVLKMGRLTQGMFFKLKDSYFEKDKNLSEEVIAQDDRLDFLESKLEADGMALIGASNFTGKFLKANLVGLKLIYVFEIMGDLCEEAAKLNVELLKMPQRINLNNFEDIFMQTQEMLSTSLRMFSDFINLEIKELTVSEVSEHFFEPAKNICILKQEVSSLLKAYKRSLYRSKDSIKSVNLHLIILTNIETFSDFATNISENVIWAIKGSRYKCRNNKLEYFFSLEDEI, encoded by the coding sequence GTGAAATCTATAGTTTCTGAATACAGTCATAAAAAATTAATAATTTATCTAAACAATGTTTTAAAAATGGGAAGACTAACTCAAGGAATGTTTTTTAAGCTTAAAGATTCTTATTTTGAAAAAGATAAAAATTTAAGTGAAGAAGTTATAGCTCAAGATGACAGATTAGATTTTTTAGAATCCAAATTAGAAGCTGATGGTATGGCTCTAATAGGAGCTTCAAACTTCACTGGTAAATTTTTAAAAGCTAATCTTGTCGGATTAAAATTAATTTATGTTTTTGAAATAATGGGTGATTTATGTGAAGAAGCTGCAAAATTAAATGTTGAACTTTTAAAAATGCCTCAAAGGATTAATTTAAATAATTTTGAAGATATATTTATGCAAACTCAAGAAATGTTATCTACTTCTTTAAGAATGTTTTCTGATTTTATAAATCTTGAAATAAAAGAATTAACTGTAAGTGAAGTTTCAGAACATTTTTTTGAACCTGCAAAAAATATTTGTATTTTAAAACAGGAAGTATCTAGTTTATTAAAAGCTTATAAACGTTCTCTTTATCGCTCAAAAGACTCTATAAAATCTGTAAATTTACATTTAATTATTTTAACAAATATAGAAACTTTTTCAGATTTTGCAACAAATATTTCTGAAAATGTAATTTGGGCAATAAAAGGATCTCGATATAAGTGTAGAAATAATAAGCTTGAATACTTTTTTTCTTTAGAGGATGAAATATGA
- a CDS encoding HD-GYP domain-containing protein: MYNFPKIFIFKDTIQINLLKHIENISVKTAINITENKEDADVFLGKKPEIKNSVYMLINDNSVSLFIEDNEIQIFNSKNMYENIDLALIKGISISKNKNPLDLFDLKLKHKYKISKFLQGLVVTMEVEDTKTNMSHSQRVAYYCEKFAQFLNKTSEEIENIKELAMLHDIGRIGIEQLMLFTPTRINQFETWELEHTITGSIFLSSLDELWFAVPVVRGHHENWDGSGYPDGLKGEEIPYYARFIGIVDWFDIATHTATSEYEGILTPEEAIEYIEEKSGEIFDPELSKSFLKFIKDYLSKNVFI, from the coding sequence ATGTATAACTTTCCTAAAATTTTTATCTTTAAAGATACAATACAAATAAATTTATTAAAACATATTGAAAACATTTCAGTAAAAACAGCAATAAATATAACTGAGAATAAAGAAGATGCCGATGTTTTTTTAGGGAAAAAACCAGAAATTAAAAATTCAGTATATATGTTAATAAATGATAATAGTGTTTCTTTATTTATTGAAGATAATGAAATTCAAATATTCAATTCAAAAAACATGTATGAAAACATTGATTTAGCTTTAATAAAAGGTATATCTATATCAAAAAATAAAAATCCGTTAGACTTATTTGATTTGAAGTTAAAGCATAAGTATAAAATTTCAAAATTTTTGCAAGGTTTAGTTGTTACAATGGAAGTTGAAGATACAAAAACAAATATGAGCCATTCTCAAAGGGTTGCTTATTACTGCGAAAAATTTGCTCAGTTTTTAAATAAAACATCAGAAGAAATAGAAAATATTAAAGAATTAGCAATGCTACATGATATAGGAAGAATTGGTATAGAACAATTAATGCTATTTACCCCAACAAGAATTAATCAATTTGAAACATGGGAATTAGAACACACAATAACTGGCTCAATTTTTTTAAGTTCTTTAGATGAACTTTGGTTTGCTGTTCCCGTAGTTAGAGGTCACCATGAAAATTGGGATGGAAGTGGTTACCCTGATGGATTAAAGGGTGAAGAAATTCCTTATTATGCAAGGTTTATTGGGATAGTAGATTGGTTTGATATTGCTACTCATACTGCAACATCAGAGTATGAAGGGATCTTAACTCCTGAAGAAGCCATAGAATACATAGAAGAAAAATCAGGAGAGATATTTGACCCAGAATTGTCAAAAAGTTTTTTAAAGTTTATTAAAGATTATTTATCAAAAAATGTATTCATATAA
- a CDS encoding YjgP/YjgQ family permease, translated as MIKLFKYLSKEMIGPFLMGLFGFIIFASVQLLYQLSEQIVSNRVSFSKLLLLLAYNLPYFISLGIPVGVLFSIFWLISRLSNDNEIIALQTLGIPLKKIVIPFIINSLILCIVTFMLLNSIVPISNFKAKQAIAKYIYKRAEALIEENQFVDVGDGRYLFVKQVDKEHGYLYDLLLYEVKYDSVSVYHAKKAKKEKDGWYMENGRLFKTDDEGYLKLDISFKKLKLDIKQDVDQFLRFAKSPNDMTTKEIKTKIDTFSKLGVDVASLNVAYQQKFADSFSPFVIALLGVSLSLFLNLKSKSWSVISTFILVVLYQGSGAWISALGKEKILNPILAPWIPNIIFIVSGISLFFLLDTKLSYKLIEPIKKFFILIVFFLFLTNTGFSENVYIDCNNINIKDNNITFESSITIKYKNSIVKADYGNALLDKKNKIINATLKGNITYKHEKTTVESSELTLNFEKDDTLFLNSYTVQKYKTKEKKEIDVRIWSDKLEKPTKKDFMIAHGTKLTTCKACQATTYYFYARKISIYPEKFLVARDVIVDLFGVPVFYFPFYFQNLSDEKDSPFKLSLNYGEDKLSIDISINYKFKNNTFIKYKQSILNDTKKNTFDQTSTFNYGFNINDYNFYLFSEIKNYNPGNFGFRIDFLNDKIFGKYSYLNYLYSPSSNENSVNLNVPTLLTQLGELNNIKSKFLWKNNKLYYINFLTVSSSKGLQKKYKRSNFGINKLNLNIETKTNLDSDIIEAWNNKKIDTYANANYNFFSHNTKLSGTLLYNTSVVATETVKNGLESKNSLKNSNILFKTNSKFFSSNLKLDNEINFDYSKDFFESGPYFYGKHVFNFSTSPNFNYSFSIFKAQNSLKYTKGFTPEATNNLYYIDYYQYKLPILKIFESYAKISRKYLANDFSNIHLKELSFKTSNSIDLFDLKFSALTDTSYDTTNEFHLEPNTTKVILRINNPNSSKRLINHETKFTYNHKEENPIDYTENIEKLSFSRNNFIKSSYKYYFNKKSFEESLPEIENSYKFSYKNYIALGDFNLKDKYNEYYFRLKLLENKTPFNLESIFDYKVDTNFLTSTLTYEKKEHNSIIESISTNFDYDINNNLFDFTKFKIEKRIICWTMLFEAELSLLPEFNLKKFTLKFYINDIPEKNVYYENTGSWGINLM; from the coding sequence ATGATAAAACTTTTTAAATATTTATCAAAAGAAATGATAGGACCGTTTTTAATGGGTCTTTTTGGATTTATAATTTTTGCAAGTGTTCAACTTTTATACCAGCTTTCTGAACAAATTGTTAGCAATAGAGTTTCTTTTTCAAAATTATTGTTATTATTAGCTTATAATTTGCCTTATTTTATATCTTTAGGCATTCCAGTTGGTGTTTTGTTCTCAATATTTTGGTTAATTTCAAGATTATCAAATGATAATGAAATCATTGCATTACAAACTTTAGGAATTCCTTTAAAAAAAATAGTAATTCCATTTATAATAAATTCTTTGATTTTATGTATTGTAACCTTTATGCTTTTAAATTCTATAGTTCCTATTTCTAATTTCAAAGCAAAACAAGCTATTGCAAAGTATATTTATAAAAGAGCAGAAGCACTTATCGAAGAAAATCAATTTGTTGATGTAGGTGATGGTCGCTATTTATTTGTAAAACAAGTTGATAAAGAACATGGATATCTTTACGATCTTTTATTATATGAAGTAAAATATGATAGTGTATCTGTATATCATGCAAAAAAAGCAAAAAAAGAAAAAGATGGATGGTATATGGAAAATGGTAGATTATTTAAAACTGATGATGAAGGATATTTAAAATTAGATATTTCTTTTAAAAAATTAAAACTTGACATTAAACAAGATGTTGATCAATTTTTAAGGTTTGCTAAATCTCCTAATGATATGACAACTAAAGAAATAAAAACAAAAATAGATACTTTCTCAAAACTTGGTGTAGATGTAGCAAGTTTAAATGTTGCTTATCAACAAAAATTTGCTGATTCTTTTTCACCATTTGTAATTGCACTTTTAGGTGTTTCTTTATCTTTATTTTTAAATTTAAAGAGTAAATCTTGGAGTGTTATTTCTACTTTTATTTTAGTAGTTTTATATCAGGGTTCTGGAGCTTGGATTTCAGCTCTTGGAAAAGAAAAAATATTAAATCCAATTTTAGCTCCTTGGATACCTAATATAATTTTTATTGTTTCTGGTATATCATTATTTTTTCTATTAGATACTAAATTATCTTACAAACTAATAGAACCCATTAAGAAATTTTTTATTTTAATAGTATTTTTTCTATTTTTAACAAACACAGGATTTTCTGAAAATGTTTATATTGATTGTAATAATATAAATATAAAAGATAATAATATAACCTTCGAAAGTTCCATAACAATAAAATATAAAAATTCTATAGTTAAAGCTGATTATGGTAATGCTCTTCTTGATAAAAAAAATAAAATAATAAATGCCACTTTAAAAGGTAATATTACTTATAAGCATGAAAAGACTACTGTTGAATCATCTGAATTAACTTTAAACTTTGAAAAAGATGATACTTTATTTTTAAATTCTTATACAGTACAAAAATATAAAACAAAGGAAAAGAAAGAAATAGATGTTAGAATATGGTCAGATAAACTTGAAAAACCAACAAAAAAAGATTTTATGATTGCACATGGAACAAAACTTACAACATGTAAGGCTTGTCAAGCAACAACTTATTATTTTTATGCAAGAAAAATATCTATATATCCAGAAAAATTTCTTGTAGCAAGAGATGTTATTGTTGATTTATTTGGTGTTCCTGTATTTTATTTCCCTTTTTATTTTCAAAATTTATCAGATGAAAAAGATTCTCCCTTTAAATTATCTCTTAACTATGGAGAAGATAAATTAAGCATAGATATTTCTATAAATTATAAGTTTAAAAATAATACTTTTATAAAATATAAACAATCGATTTTAAATGATACTAAAAAAAATACTTTTGATCAAACATCTACATTCAACTATGGATTTAATATAAATGATTATAATTTTTATCTTTTTTCAGAAATAAAAAATTATAATCCAGGTAATTTTGGTTTTAGAATAGATTTTCTTAATGATAAAATTTTTGGAAAATATTCTTATTTAAACTATCTTTATTCTCCTTCATCAAATGAAAATTCTGTAAATTTAAATGTTCCAACATTACTAACACAACTTGGAGAATTGAATAATATAAAATCAAAATTTTTATGGAAAAATAACAAATTATATTATATAAATTTTTTAACAGTTTCTTCTTCAAAAGGACTACAAAAAAAGTATAAACGTTCAAATTTTGGTATAAACAAACTTAATTTAAATATAGAAACAAAAACAAATTTAGACTCTGACATTATAGAAGCTTGGAATAATAAAAAAATTGATACTTATGCTAATGCAAATTATAATTTTTTTTCACACAATACAAAACTATCTGGAACTTTATTATATAATACTTCAGTTGTTGCTACAGAAACTGTAAAAAATGGTTTAGAATCAAAAAATTCATTAAAAAATTCAAATATTTTATTTAAAACTAATTCTAAATTTTTTTCATCTAATTTAAAACTAGATAATGAAATAAATTTTGATTATTCAAAAGATTTTTTTGAAAGTGGACCATATTTTTATGGAAAACATGTATTTAATTTTAGTACATCACCAAATTTTAACTATTCTTTTTCAATTTTTAAAGCTCAAAATTCATTAAAGTATACTAAGGGATTTACTCCTGAAGCAACAAATAATTTATATTACATTGATTATTATCAATACAAGTTGCCAATATTAAAAATATTTGAAAGTTACGCAAAAATAAGTAGAAAATATCTTGCAAATGATTTCTCAAATATACATTTAAAAGAACTTTCTTTTAAAACATCAAATTCAATTGATTTATTTGATTTAAAATTTTCAGCTTTAACAGATACTTCTTATGATACAACTAATGAATTTCATTTAGAACCAAACACAACAAAAGTAATTCTTAGAATAAACAACCCAAATTCATCAAAAAGATTAATAAATCATGAAACAAAATTCACTTATAATCATAAAGAAGAAAATCCAATTGATTATACTGAAAATATAGAAAAATTATCTTTTTCAAGAAATAATTTTATAAAGTCATCTTATAAATACTATTTTAATAAAAAAAGTTTTGAAGAAAGTTTGCCTGAAATTGAAAATTCATATAAATTTTCATATAAGAATTATATAGCTTTAGGAGATTTTAATTTAAAAGATAAATATAATGAATATTACTTTAGATTAAAACTTTTAGAAAATAAAACACCCTTTAATCTTGAAAGTATTTTTGATTATAAAGTTGATACTAACTTTTTAACTTCTACACTTACTTATGAAAAAAAAGAACACAATTCGATTATAGAATCTATCTCTACAAATTTTGATTATGATATTAATAATAATTTGTTTGATTTTACAAAGTTTAAAATTGAAAAAAGAATAATATGTTGGACAATGTTATTTGAAGCAGAATTATCTTTACTTCCAGAATTTAATTTAAAAAAATTTACTTTAAAATTTTATATAAATGATATACCAGAAAAAAATGTTTATTATGAAAATACAGGAAGTTGGGGAATTAATTTAATGTAA
- the asnS gene encoding asparagine--tRNA ligase — protein sequence MTPWISIKDLKAHIGERVEIRGWLRNKRTGGKISFLQLRDGTGFVQGVLEKSTIDEELYSKVKKLKIESSLIIRGTVKEDTRSTIGVEISIDEVEIIHANETDYPISNKEHGIDFLMEHRHLWLRSQRQFHILKVRNEIIKAMREFYLNRDFKLIDTPIFTGSIGESAGNTFSMEYFDYGDVYLAQTGQLYLEAACMAQGKVFNLGPTFRAEKSKTRRHLIEFWMNEAEVAYYTHEDNMKLQEDLVEYIVQKVIERAEENLIALGRDIDKLKNVKAPFPRITYTDAIKLLQEKGYDIKWGDDLGAEHETVLSSQQDKPLIVEKYPKDIKAFYMQPDPENPDVVLCDDMLAPEGYGEIVGASERIWEKDVLIERLKEKDLPIEDYQWYIDLREFGSVPHSGFGIGVERTVAWICGLNHIREAIPFARTLYRVYP from the coding sequence ATGACGCCATGGATATCAATAAAAGATTTAAAAGCACATATAGGAGAGAGAGTAGAAATAAGAGGCTGGTTAAGAAATAAAAGAACTGGTGGAAAAATTTCATTTTTACAATTAAGAGATGGCACTGGATTTGTGCAAGGTGTATTAGAAAAAAGCACTATTGATGAAGAATTATATTCTAAAGTAAAAAAATTAAAAATAGAATCAAGCCTTATTATAAGAGGAACCGTTAAAGAAGATACAAGATCGACAATTGGTGTAGAAATATCTATTGATGAAGTTGAAATTATTCATGCAAATGAAACAGATTATCCAATTTCAAATAAAGAACATGGAATTGATTTTTTAATGGAACATAGACATCTTTGGCTAAGATCTCAAAGACAATTTCATATTCTTAAAGTTAGAAATGAAATAATAAAAGCTATGAGAGAATTTTATTTAAATAGAGATTTTAAATTAATAGATACACCTATTTTTACTGGATCTATTGGAGAATCTGCAGGAAATACATTTTCAATGGAATATTTTGATTATGGTGATGTTTATCTTGCGCAAACTGGTCAATTATATTTAGAAGCTGCTTGTATGGCTCAAGGAAAAGTTTTTAATTTAGGTCCAACTTTTAGAGCTGAAAAATCCAAGACAAGAAGACATTTAATTGAGTTTTGGATGAATGAAGCAGAAGTTGCTTATTATACACATGAAGATAATATGAAATTACAAGAAGATTTAGTCGAATATATTGTTCAAAAAGTTATTGAAAGGGCTGAAGAAAATTTAATAGCACTTGGAAGAGATATAGATAAATTAAAGAATGTAAAAGCTCCATTTCCAAGAATAACTTACACAGATGCTATAAAACTTTTACAAGAAAAAGGATACGATATAAAATGGGGAGATGATTTAGGCGCTGAACATGAAACTGTTTTATCTTCTCAACAAGATAAACCATTAATAGTTGAAAAATATCCTAAAGATATCAAAGCCTTTTATATGCAACCAGATCCAGAAAATCCAGATGTTGTTCTTTGTGATGATATGCTTGCTCCTGAAGGTTATGGTGAAATAGTAGGTGCATCTGAAAGAATTTGGGAAAAAGATGTTTTAATTGAAAGATTAAAAGAAAAAGATTTGCCTATCGAAGATTATCAATGGTATATAGACTTGAGAGAATTCGGTTCAGTACCTCACAGTGGTTTTGGAATTGGAGTTGAAAGAACTGTAGCTTGGATATGTGGATTAAATCATATAAGAGAAGCAATTCCTTTTGCAAGAACACTTTATAGAGTTTACCCTTAA
- the ruvB gene encoding Holliday junction branch migration DNA helicase RuvB: MNEERILNPEELKDEASIISLRPKFLNEYIGQEKIKKRLSVFIDAAKMRKEHLDHIILAGPPGLGKTTMANVIANEMGANIQITSGPVLERAGDLAAILTNLNPGDILFIDEIHRLNRSIEEILYSAMEDYQLDIMIGKGPSARSIRVDLNPFTLIGATTRLGLLASPLRSRFGIILEMNFYPPEELKTIIERNSELLNMKISSDAAMIMGKCSRGTPRIANRLLKRVRDFTQVQKKDLIEVENVLETMKILEIDTQGLDEIDRRILKTIIENYKGGPVGINALASSLGLESDSISEVYEPYLLQNGFLIRTHRGRMVTNKAYELLNYEKNNSNLKLWEMDKNEKNNSKKL; encoded by the coding sequence ATGAATGAAGAAAGAATTTTAAATCCCGAAGAATTAAAGGACGAAGCAAGTATAATTAGCCTTCGTCCTAAGTTTTTAAATGAATATATAGGTCAAGAAAAAATAAAGAAAAGATTATCTGTATTCATTGACGCTGCAAAAATGAGAAAAGAACATTTAGATCATATTATTCTTGCGGGACCACCTGGACTTGGAAAAACAACAATGGCAAATGTTATTGCAAATGAAATGGGAGCCAATATACAAATAACTAGTGGACCGGTTCTTGAAAGAGCCGGTGATCTTGCTGCTATTTTAACAAATCTAAATCCAGGTGATATACTTTTTATAGATGAAATCCATAGATTAAATAGATCTATTGAAGAAATATTATATTCTGCTATGGAAGATTATCAATTAGATATAATGATAGGAAAAGGTCCTTCTGCCCGTTCAATAAGAGTTGACTTAAATCCTTTTACTTTAATTGGTGCAACAACAAGACTTGGTTTGTTAGCTTCTCCACTTAGAAGTAGATTTGGAATAATACTTGAAATGAATTTTTATCCTCCTGAAGAATTAAAAACAATTATAGAAAGAAATTCTGAACTGTTAAATATGAAAATAAGTTCTGATGCTGCTATGATAATGGGAAAATGTTCTAGAGGAACACCAAGAATAGCTAATAGATTGTTAAAAAGAGTAAGAGATTTCACACAAGTACAAAAAAAAGATTTGATAGAAGTTGAAAATGTTTTAGAAACTATGAAAATTTTAGAAATAGATACTCAAGGATTAGATGAAATAGATAGAAGAATTTTAAAAACAATTATAGAAAATTATAAAGGTGGTCCAGTTGGGATTAATGCTCTTGCTTCTTCGTTAGGATTAGAATCAGATTCAATAAGTGAAGTTTATGAGCCTTATCTACTACAAAATGGTTTTTTAATTAGAACCCATAGGGGAAGAATGGTAACTAATAAAGCCTATGAACTATTAAATTATGAAAAAAATAACTCTAATTTAAAGTTATGGGAGATGGATAAAAATGAAAAAAATAATTCAAAAAAATTATAA
- a CDS encoding YggT family protein, with the protein MFVIANLIQAIAVILRIVIYTFEFSIIISSILSFLMPYPNKYKYALDSISNIILYPIRKYIPVVFAGLDFSPMIGLIVLVFFDNFLVNSLLELAYRLR; encoded by the coding sequence ATGTTTGTTATAGCAAATTTAATTCAAGCAATTGCTGTTATATTGAGAATTGTAATATATACATTTGAATTTTCAATAATAATATCTTCTATATTGAGTTTTTTAATGCCTTATCCAAACAAATATAAATATGCATTAGATTCAATATCAAATATAATATTATATCCAATAAGAAAGTACATACCTGTTGTGTTTGCTGGACTTGATTTTTCTCCTATGATAGGATTAATTGTTCTTGTATTTTTTGATAATTTTTTAGTAAATTCATTACTTGAACTTGCATACAGATTGAGGTGA
- a CDS encoding YggS family pyridoxal phosphate-dependent enzyme, which translates to MKKIIQKNYKAVLDEINETIYKYNRKNVKLIAVSKTFPKEFIEYCYESGQKLFGENKAQELKNKSEFFSNHKDIEWHFIGQLQTNKIKYIVPICEYIHSVYREKELIEIDKKAKKFNKKQKILIEINSGEDSKSGIAIEQFDYFYELSKKYENIIVSGLMTVPPYTQDKEKLKEIFNSLKNIRDKIYIKDTNFKELSFGMSNDFKIAIECGATFLRIGSKIFGNRNYGSGV; encoded by the coding sequence ATGAAAAAAATAATTCAAAAAAATTATAAAGCTGTACTTGATGAAATTAATGAAACTATCTACAAATACAATAGAAAAAATGTAAAATTAATAGCTGTCTCAAAAACATTTCCAAAAGAATTCATAGAGTATTGTTATGAATCTGGTCAAAAATTATTTGGGGAAAATAAAGCTCAAGAATTAAAAAATAAAAGTGAATTTTTTTCAAATCATAAAGATATTGAATGGCATTTTATAGGACAATTACAAACAAACAAAATAAAGTATATAGTTCCTATTTGTGAATATATACATTCAGTTTATAGAGAAAAAGAATTAATAGAAATTGATAAAAAAGCAAAAAAATTTAATAAAAAACAAAAAATATTAATTGAAATTAATTCTGGAGAAGATTCAAAATCTGGAATAGCCATTGAACAATTTGATTATTTTTATGAACTTTCAAAAAAATATGAAAATATTATCGTATCTGGTTTAATGACTGTACCTCCATATACTCAAGATAAAGAAAAATTAAAAGAAATATTTAATTCTTTAAAAAATATAAGAGATAAAATATATATAAAAGATACCAATTTTAAAGAATTGTCATTTGGCATGTCTAATGATTTTAAAATTGCTATTGAATGTGGTGCAACATTTTTAAGAATTGGCAGTAAAATTTTTGGAAATAGAAATTATGGAAGTGGGGTGTAA
- the tilS gene encoding tRNA lysidine(34) synthetase TilS gives MKLNKIEKKVFNFIKTYKIFKKYDKILIAVSGGKDSMMLLHLLNKIAPLMELTLSVAHFNHKIRRESDYEEEFVKKECEILGIKFYSNSGDVIGYSNKNKIGIEEAARKLRYDFLFNTLNDISYNKIATAHQGGDLLETVIYRITRGSGIYGIGGLTPVNEKLTRPMLIVTLKDVLKYVTINNVKYVNDPSNLSVEYARNRIRHNVISELYKINSNVEENVLRLVETVWEYRNTVDIEFKKRVKFKENTYIFKLYEDIFDAEVLRKIFLINGTYPPNMEETKKILRMKSSGERFITPLKIVKKKDELFVRVEKKEE, from the coding sequence GTGAAACTTAATAAAATTGAAAAAAAAGTTTTTAATTTTATAAAAACGTATAAAATCTTTAAAAAATATGATAAAATATTAATAGCAGTATCGGGAGGTAAAGATTCCATGATGCTGTTACATCTTTTAAATAAAATAGCTCCACTTATGGAGTTAACTCTTAGTGTTGCTCATTTTAATCATAAAATAAGAAGAGAATCGGACTATGAAGAAGAATTTGTAAAAAAAGAGTGTGAAATATTAGGAATAAAATTTTACAGTAACTCTGGAGATGTTATAGGTTACTCTAATAAAAATAAAATTGGTATAGAAGAAGCAGCAAGAAAATTAAGATATGATTTTTTATTTAACACTTTAAATGATATTTCATATAATAAAATTGCAACTGCTCATCAAGGAGGAGATCTTTTAGAAACAGTTATATACAGAATAACAAGAGGCTCTGGAATCTATGGAATTGGAGGTTTGACTCCAGTTAACGAAAAATTAACAAGACCTATGTTAATTGTAACGTTGAAAGATGTACTAAAATATGTTACAATAAATAATGTTAAGTATGTAAATGATCCTTCAAATTTATCTGTTGAATACGCAAGAAATAGAATAAGGCATAATGTTATTTCAGAACTTTATAAAATAAATTCTAATGTTGAAGAAAATGTGTTAAGATTAGTTGAAACAGTTTGGGAATATAGAAACACCGTAGATATTGAATTTAAAAAAAGAGTTAAATTCAAAGAAAATACATATATTTTTAAACTTTACGAAGATATATTTGATGCAGAAGTTTTAAGAAAAATATTTTTAATTAATGGAACGTATCCGCCAAATATGGAAGAAACTAAAAAAATATTAAGAATGAAATCAAGTGGAGAACGTTTCATTACCCCTTTAAAAATAGTCAAAAAAAAGGATGAACTATTTGTTAGAGTAGAAAAAAAGGAGGAATAA